In one window of Natrinema halophilum DNA:
- a CDS encoding archaea-specific SMC-related protein produces the protein MPAKQTPEKLAKIEVCNIGGIDETTVSVSPGVSILTGRNATNRTSFLQAIAAAMGSDNASLKGDAEDGYVKLDLDDEVYTRKYSRSNDTVTKSGDPYLEDPGVADTFAFLFTDNEARRAVTQQQDLHELIMEPVDTAAIETEIRELKAKKDEIDNELDEIDEYRRELPELEQERKRLESNIEEKHALLEEKENEIEETEANVESKRTEKEKLETHLANLREKRAEKEKVRSDIDVQRESIRSLQSERRELKAEASELPGSPVGGNEELQREIESLHERKDRLEDDTSTLQDLIEFNEEMLDDAAGEDSSVLRGDESDDAIADRLVEDKVRCWTCGSEVGRIQIEGTIEHLKENRSENLDTIRSIEDELEELTEKQHENEKRQRRRETIDRRLEEIVDEINRRETSIESLQEDRTQLSEEIESLEAEVEALEAEDFDEILDLHREANQLEFELERLESEREDVVERIDEIENRFSKESQLRERYDAVTEQLTELRTRIDQIEEDAVEAFNKHMTKVLEILEYDNLERIWIERQQTRMRDGRQTVDKTLFDIHIVRTTEAGTTYEDSIDHLSESEREVTGLIFALAGYLVHDLHETVPFLLLDSLEAIDADRIANLVPYMAEFSEYTVVALLPEDTQAFDDTHTRVAEF, from the coding sequence ATGCCTGCAAAACAAACTCCAGAAAAACTCGCAAAGATCGAGGTGTGTAATATCGGTGGAATTGACGAGACAACTGTCTCGGTGTCACCGGGTGTGTCCATCCTTACTGGTCGGAACGCGACGAATCGGACGTCCTTCCTTCAGGCCATCGCAGCCGCGATGGGGAGTGATAACGCCAGCTTGAAAGGTGACGCCGAAGATGGCTACGTCAAACTCGACCTGGATGACGAGGTGTACACGCGGAAGTACTCTCGCTCGAACGACACCGTGACTAAAAGCGGGGATCCGTATCTGGAAGACCCAGGCGTCGCCGATACATTCGCCTTCCTTTTTACGGATAACGAAGCCAGACGTGCGGTGACACAACAGCAGGACCTCCACGAACTAATCATGGAACCCGTGGACACCGCCGCAATTGAAACGGAGATTCGCGAGCTCAAGGCGAAGAAAGACGAAATCGATAATGAACTCGACGAGATTGATGAGTACAGGCGCGAGTTACCAGAATTGGAACAAGAGAGGAAGCGACTAGAGTCTAATATCGAAGAAAAACACGCCCTCCTCGAGGAGAAAGAAAATGAGATCGAGGAAACGGAAGCAAATGTTGAATCGAAACGGACAGAGAAAGAGAAGCTTGAAACTCATCTCGCCAATCTCAGAGAAAAACGGGCAGAGAAAGAAAAAGTCCGGTCGGACATCGACGTGCAGCGGGAAAGTATCCGGTCCCTGCAGTCCGAGCGTCGCGAGCTCAAGGCAGAGGCATCGGAATTGCCCGGTTCGCCTGTGGGAGGCAACGAGGAACTCCAACGGGAGATTGAGTCCCTCCACGAGCGCAAGGACCGTCTCGAGGACGACACCAGTACCCTTCAGGATCTCATTGAGTTTAACGAAGAGATGCTCGACGATGCTGCAGGCGAGGACAGTTCGGTGCTGCGCGGCGACGAATCCGACGATGCCATCGCCGATCGACTGGTTGAGGATAAAGTCCGCTGCTGGACCTGTGGTTCCGAGGTCGGCCGCATACAGATCGAGGGAACGATCGAGCATCTTAAGGAGAACCGGTCGGAAAATCTCGATACAATCAGATCGATCGAGGATGAACTCGAAGAGCTGACCGAGAAACAACACGAGAACGAAAAACGACAGCGGCGACGGGAGACGATCGACCGCCGTCTGGAAGAGATCGTCGACGAAATTAATCGCCGGGAGACGTCGATCGAATCACTACAGGAGGATCGCACACAGCTGAGTGAAGAGATCGAATCCCTTGAAGCAGAAGTGGAAGCACTCGAGGCAGAGGACTTCGACGAGATCCTCGATTTACATCGCGAAGCCAATCAGCTCGAGTTCGAACTTGAAAGACTCGAATCTGAACGAGAAGACGTGGTGGAACGGATCGATGAAATCGAAAACCGGTTCTCGAAGGAATCGCAGCTTCGGGAGCGTTACGATGCCGTGACCGAGCAGCTCACTGAACTCCGGACGCGGATCGACCAGATCGAAGAAGATGCTGTTGAAGCGTTCAATAAACACATGACCAAGGTGCTGGAGATCCTCGAGTACGACAATCTCGAGCGGATCTGGATCGAACGCCAACAAACGCGCATGCGAGACGGCCGACAGACAGTCGATAAGACGTTGTTCGATATCCACATCGTCCGTACTACAGAGGCGGGGACGACGTACGAGGACTCCATCGACCACCTCAGTGAATCCGAGCGGGAAGTTACAGGCCTCATCTTTGCTCTTGCAGGCTATCTTGTTCACGACCTCCACGAAACGGTGCCGTTCCTCCTTCTTGACTCCCTCGAAGCGATCGACGCTGATCGAATAGCAAATCTCGTACCTTACATGGCAGAATTCTCTGAGTATACTGTCGTCGCTCTCCTCCCCGAAGATACGCAGGCCTTCGACGATACCCACACCAGGGTAGCCGAATTCTAA
- the rdfA gene encoding rod-determining factor RdfA, giving the protein MSSGARTEARAHLEYDGIDVDRLESDFVTYQAIRTYLKEHRDAEYDSSSEYGGVEAASNSINRLRSRVRSVVDGTLERLTASDLITLGEYRLFVNVEVLCTDCGTQHSVVDLLQRGGCNCDEQSRPNEK; this is encoded by the coding sequence GTGAGTAGCGGTGCTCGTACGGAGGCCCGCGCGCACCTCGAATACGACGGGATAGACGTCGATCGCCTGGAGAGTGACTTCGTAACCTATCAGGCGATTCGAACGTACCTCAAAGAGCACCGCGACGCGGAGTACGACTCATCGAGCGAGTATGGCGGCGTCGAGGCGGCGTCCAACAGCATTAACCGACTTCGCTCCAGAGTACGGTCAGTTGTCGATGGAACTCTTGAACGACTTACCGCATCCGACCTGATCACGCTCGGTGAGTACCGGTTGTTCGTCAACGTCGAGGTGCTGTGTACGGACTGCGGTACCCAACACAGCGTCGTCGATCTCCTCCAGCGTGGGGGATGTAACTGTGACGAACAGAGCCGGCCAAACGAAAAATAA
- the rdfA gene encoding rod-determining factor RdfA: protein MVSSGTGDGSRRRTKVAALIHEYELGESFGERLETLWTQTENRRSLRELADLFNKELLASTLVSARRIDR, encoded by the coding sequence ATGGTAAGTTCAGGAACTGGCGATGGATCCAGACGTCGTACGAAAGTTGCTGCACTCATCCACGAGTACGAGTTGGGAGAATCGTTCGGAGAACGACTTGAAACCCTCTGGACTCAGACCGAGAACCGACGAAGCCTACGCGAACTCGCAGATCTATTTAATAAAGAACTCCTCGCGTCGACGCTTGTTTCTGCCCGGCGTATCGACCGTTGA